The following proteins are encoded in a genomic region of Mahella australiensis 50-1 BON:
- a CDS encoding glycoside hydrolase family 5 protein encodes MYKQKVLPRWRGFNLLGMFVMNSPGYFEEEDFQIVSDLGFDFVRLPLNYTFWIDNDDPFSVNENKLDAVDQAVRWGQKYGIHVNISFHRAPGYSVAGDRVEPFVLWHDKEALEAFKLHWTTFAKRYKGIPSSEVSFNLVNEPSRVGPGEHAAVMRPTISAIHEIDPDRLILLDGLQYGNVPMPDLGDLAKENVAQSCRAYIPSGVTHYRASWVDRQQSFPYPKWPGGYAEDGLWDRERLEKHYGAWAAMAENFNMGVHCGEGGCFNKTPHDVVLRWMEDVLDILKGYNIGYALWNLKGGFGILDSERDDVEYVDYRGHKLDKKMLELLQRY; translated from the coding sequence ATGTATAAGCAAAAAGTACTCCCTCGTTGGAGAGGTTTCAATCTCCTTGGTATGTTTGTGATGAATTCGCCGGGATACTTTGAGGAAGAAGATTTTCAAATTGTTTCTGATTTGGGTTTCGACTTCGTTCGTTTGCCTTTGAATTATACTTTTTGGATCGACAATGATGATCCGTTTTCTGTTAATGAAAATAAATTGGATGCGGTAGATCAGGCGGTTCGTTGGGGACAAAAGTACGGCATACATGTCAATATTAGCTTTCACCGTGCACCTGGCTATTCTGTGGCCGGGGATAGGGTGGAGCCGTTTGTTCTTTGGCATGATAAAGAAGCATTGGAAGCGTTTAAACTACATTGGACCACATTCGCCAAACGTTATAAAGGCATACCTTCGTCAGAAGTCAGTTTTAATCTGGTTAATGAGCCATCCAGAGTTGGTCCCGGCGAGCATGCTGCTGTTATGAGGCCAACTATATCGGCTATACATGAAATAGATCCTGACAGGCTTATACTTCTGGATGGTCTGCAGTATGGCAATGTTCCCATGCCGGACTTAGGTGACCTGGCTAAAGAAAACGTAGCCCAGAGCTGTCGAGCCTACATTCCGTCTGGTGTAACGCACTACAGAGCGTCTTGGGTGGATCGCCAACAAAGCTTTCCATATCCTAAATGGCCCGGAGGTTATGCGGAAGATGGTCTGTGGGACCGTGAACGGTTAGAAAAGCATTACGGGGCATGGGCGGCTATGGCAGAGAATTTTAATATGGGCGTACACTGCGGTGAAGGTGGTTGCTTCAACAAAACTCCCCATGATGTTGTGCTTCGTTGGATGGAAGATGTATTGGATATACTTAAAGGGTACAATATCGGTTATGCGTTGTGGAACTTAAAGGGGGGATTCGGTATACTTGACAGTGAACGCGATGATGTAGAGTATGTTGATTACAGAGGGCATAAACTTGATAAGAAAATGTTGGAGCTTTTACAAAGATATTGA
- a CDS encoding ABC transporter substrate-binding protein has translation MDMKKVLCFIIVLLMLVGVVACGKSTQDENTDASSENDSSVQENANPYAKKMTISMSVLDAEKSGKTEKNKWFNEKFNVEWKYIPVTWGDWFEKVRAWVAADDTPDILWWDMKLSNTGEFRAWANQGAFKEIPADLNKWPELAKRREELVSDDKVLTIDGKLYGWPAYRNNPEWLKDAYYPMFAYRRDWAKEIGMYKEGDMYTWDEVKEMIKTVQKEDPGKNGVGNTLGITSEAWAFPTVFTEILGMAEDRNGYVKVNGSWTPYMATPEFLEELKFVAQLYREGYIWKDQMVIGGSEGADNFYGGRSFMFLGNNSPSWFNGAYTKMLDSGIIKIADQIAPMVVFSPKDNKSFWLTQTEDYWTVANISHKVDDEKLDRILDMWNWLLTEEGRRFRVAGIPGKDYKDKADGTMEILWPKNPDGSYKSPYVDMAFNEYTPPGLLRAPTETDRKEGFEAFEAIHQFMQTSPDYHVHPLNWDLNTFDGPQFMQWGSFASDVTAKMKEVIASKDDVTTAWNNYVKEMIPKMQPVIDELNAKLK, from the coding sequence ATGGATATGAAGAAGGTTCTATGCTTTATTATAGTTTTGCTTATGCTTGTTGGCGTAGTAGCTTGTGGTAAATCAACGCAGGACGAAAATACTGATGCATCATCTGAGAACGATAGTTCCGTGCAAGAGAACGCAAATCCATATGCTAAAAAGATGACGATCAGTATGTCGGTGCTGGATGCTGAAAAATCTGGTAAGACTGAAAAAAATAAGTGGTTTAATGAGAAGTTTAATGTTGAGTGGAAATATATCCCAGTAACGTGGGGAGATTGGTTTGAGAAAGTCCGAGCATGGGTGGCTGCCGATGATACTCCCGATATTCTTTGGTGGGATATGAAATTAAGCAATACGGGAGAGTTTCGTGCGTGGGCAAATCAAGGCGCATTTAAAGAAATCCCTGCGGATCTTAATAAATGGCCGGAATTGGCTAAACGACGGGAAGAACTTGTTTCGGACGATAAAGTGCTCACGATAGATGGGAAACTTTATGGATGGCCGGCTTATCGTAATAATCCTGAGTGGCTAAAGGATGCCTATTATCCTATGTTTGCGTATCGCCGGGATTGGGCTAAAGAGATTGGTATGTATAAAGAAGGTGATATGTATACGTGGGATGAAGTCAAAGAAATGATCAAGACTGTCCAAAAAGAGGATCCAGGTAAAAATGGGGTTGGCAATACTTTGGGTATTACCTCGGAAGCGTGGGCTTTTCCAACTGTATTTACAGAAATTTTGGGAATGGCTGAAGATCGTAATGGCTATGTTAAGGTTAACGGATCATGGACACCATATATGGCTACACCTGAGTTTCTCGAGGAATTGAAGTTTGTAGCCCAGTTGTATCGCGAAGGCTATATATGGAAAGACCAGATGGTTATTGGTGGTTCCGAGGGTGCGGATAATTTTTACGGCGGTCGTTCATTTATGTTCCTAGGTAATAATTCTCCAAGCTGGTTTAACGGAGCATATACCAAGATGCTAGATAGCGGTATAATAAAGATCGCTGATCAGATAGCCCCTATGGTAGTATTTAGTCCAAAAGATAACAAATCTTTTTGGCTTACGCAGACGGAGGATTATTGGACTGTTGCTAATATCAGCCACAAAGTGGACGATGAGAAACTTGATCGTATACTTGATATGTGGAATTGGCTATTAACTGAAGAAGGACGTAGATTTAGGGTAGCTGGTATACCGGGTAAAGACTATAAGGATAAGGCTGATGGTACTATGGAAATCTTGTGGCCTAAAAATCCGGATGGCTCTTATAAAAGTCCGTATGTAGATATGGCGTTCAATGAATATACGCCTCCCGGCCTTTTAAGAGCGCCTACCGAGACGGACCGCAAAGAGGGTTTTGAGGCGTTTGAAGCTATACATCAATTTATGCAGACATCTCCTGATTATCACGTGCATCCATTGAATTGGGATTTAAATACTTTTGATGGTCCGCAATTTATGCAATGGGGTTCTTTTGCATCGGACGTAACTGCAAAAATGAAAGAAGTTATTGCTTCAAAGGATGATGTAACCACGGCGTGGAATAACTATGTTAAAGAGATGATTCCTAAGATGCAACCTGTGATCGATGAGCTCAATGCCAAATTAAAATAA
- a CDS encoding carbohydrate ABC transporter permease encodes MGKDGINVKTETIEVSRVRKKGGLNRFTFGDFMIILILSLFGVIILYPFYNTILISIVPQEDYVRSPFMLIPKRITWESYQFVLSSDLLMHSTFVSAIATLVGTAYNMILTVLMAYAFTKPIPGRNFFRFLVVFTMYFGGGLIPYYLLIRDIGLMDSFWVLVLPSVISVSYMLIISNYFSSLPKELIESASMDGASEMTILIRIILPLSLPILATFTLYYAVERWNEWWHGMLFLKDIEKWPLQLTLRKIIQDANFVSNQAMTGETRPPTYGEGVKMASIVVTMFPIMALYPFLQRYFITGLTLGAVKG; translated from the coding sequence ATGGGTAAAGATGGTATTAATGTAAAAACTGAAACGATAGAGGTAAGTCGTGTGCGAAAAAAAGGGGGACTAAATAGATTTACATTTGGGGATTTTATGATAATCTTGATATTGAGCTTATTCGGGGTCATTATACTGTATCCTTTTTATAATACGATCTTAATTTCTATAGTTCCACAAGAAGATTATGTACGTTCGCCTTTTATGTTGATTCCAAAGAGGATTACTTGGGAATCGTACCAATTTGTGCTTTCATCTGATTTGTTAATGCATTCTACTTTTGTTTCTGCTATTGCTACGCTAGTTGGTACTGCATATAATATGATATTGACTGTTCTGATGGCCTACGCTTTTACAAAACCGATACCAGGGCGTAATTTTTTCAGATTTCTTGTAGTTTTTACAATGTATTTTGGCGGAGGTTTGATTCCTTATTATTTGCTTATAAGGGATATTGGCTTAATGGACAGCTTTTGGGTGCTGGTATTGCCCTCTGTTATTTCGGTAAGTTATATGCTTATAATATCAAATTATTTTTCCAGTCTACCTAAAGAGTTAATAGAGTCGGCTAGTATGGATGGTGCTAGTGAAATGACGATACTTATCCGCATAATTTTGCCACTTTCATTGCCTATACTTGCTACTTTTACGCTTTATTATGCGGTAGAACGTTGGAATGAGTGGTGGCATGGCATGTTGTTCCTTAAGGACATAGAGAAATGGCCATTGCAGCTCACGTTGCGCAAGATCATTCAAGATGCAAATTTTGTGTCGAATCAGGCCATGACCGGTGAGACTCGGCCGCCGACATATGGAGAAGGTGTAAAGATGGCCAGCATTGTGGTTACAATGTTTCCTATAATGGCGCTTTATCCATTCCTTCAAAGGTACTTTATTACCGGTCTTACTTTAGGAGCTGTCAAGGGGTAG
- a CDS encoding ABC transporter permease, with amino-acid sequence MPGLALIVLFRYAPMYGIQLAFKTYKLAGIAESPWVGFMHFERMFAESAFWQATKNTIIISLLKILIGFPIPIILAILLNEIRSQTYKRTLQTVYTFPHFLSWVVVSGIVLNLLGDSGAIKKLAVLLDPSLSSSWNILYNPSYFRLLLVGTDIWKEAGWGTILYLAAITSIDPELFEAATIDGCNRWQRIIHITLPGILGIIVIMFILSMGNIMNANFDQVFNLYSPPVYKVGDILDTYIYRLSFQSTTVMDYGFSTAVGLFKSVINFAFLAIANYTARALGYEGIM; translated from the coding sequence ATGCCAGGACTAGCTCTTATTGTATTATTTCGTTATGCTCCGATGTATGGCATACAATTAGCTTTTAAAACTTACAAACTTGCTGGTATAGCCGAGAGCCCATGGGTAGGCTTTATGCATTTTGAACGTATGTTCGCAGAAAGTGCTTTTTGGCAGGCCACTAAAAATACGATCATTATATCTTTATTAAAGATATTAATAGGCTTTCCGATTCCGATTATATTAGCTATATTATTGAATGAAATAAGATCACAAACATATAAACGTACGCTTCAAACAGTATATACCTTTCCTCATTTTCTTTCATGGGTTGTTGTTTCCGGTATAGTATTAAATTTGCTGGGGGATTCTGGTGCGATAAAAAAATTGGCTGTTCTTTTAGATCCAAGCTTAAGCAGTTCGTGGAATATACTGTATAATCCTTCATATTTTCGTTTGTTATTAGTAGGAACTGACATATGGAAAGAAGCAGGATGGGGTACAATATTATACTTGGCTGCGATAACCAGTATTGATCCCGAATTATTTGAAGCTGCAACTATCGACGGATGTAATAGGTGGCAGAGGATTATTCATATAACGCTTCCGGGTATCCTCGGTATTATAGTGATCATGTTTATATTAAGCATGGGTAATATAATGAATGCTAATTTTGATCAGGTATTCAACCTCTATTCTCCTCCTGTATATAAGGTCGGTGACATTTTGGATACTTATATATATCGTTTAAGTTTCCAAAGTACAACAGTAATGGATTACGGATTTTCTACAGCTGTAGGCTTGTTTAAGAGCGTTATAAATTTTGCTTTTTTAGCTATAGCCAATTATACAGCAAGGGCTTTAGGTTATGAAGGTATAATGTAA
- a CDS encoding LacI family DNA-binding transcriptional regulator, with amino-acid sequence MGNIRLEDIARVVGVSKNTVSKALRNADGVSDEVRSKIIDTAIEMGYKRVINKEINNVTVLCREDFFREPTFWPNILYGIEKAARSKNIKLSTTAIDVKTEEEQVIPYTVDGKIVDGVIVVGTLNNEFIKKIKATNIPLVVVDHYSEEIQCDYVNTANKRGIYQALKYLYENGHKKIGFIGNNEWAYSFKRRYDAFMYYMKLFGLELDNNYIWLDIKLKEVDFVDNMAYFKEKIKYNDDFPTAWVCSNDKIAFAFIKGLMDMGINVPGDVSVIGFDNIEIAGIFHPALTTVNVHKRAMGEKALEQLLFRISNKNEPYEFIEIDTNLVVRDSTKKHQ; translated from the coding sequence GTGGGTAATATAAGATTAGAAGATATTGCAAGAGTAGTCGGAGTTTCAAAAAATACGGTATCTAAAGCATTGCGCAATGCCGACGGCGTTAGTGACGAAGTGAGAAGTAAAATAATTGACACGGCTATAGAGATGGGCTACAAAAGGGTTATAAATAAAGAGATCAATAACGTTACGGTATTGTGCCGGGAGGATTTTTTTAGAGAACCTACTTTTTGGCCGAATATATTATACGGCATAGAGAAAGCGGCAAGAAGTAAGAACATAAAACTTAGCACAACTGCTATAGACGTAAAAACAGAGGAAGAGCAAGTTATACCATATACTGTAGATGGGAAAATCGTAGATGGTGTTATAGTAGTTGGTACCTTAAATAATGAATTCATAAAAAAAATTAAAGCTACGAATATTCCTCTTGTTGTTGTCGATCATTACAGCGAGGAAATTCAGTGCGATTATGTTAATACTGCTAATAAAAGAGGTATATATCAAGCTTTAAAATATCTATACGAAAATGGGCATAAGAAAATAGGCTTTATTGGAAACAATGAATGGGCGTATAGTTTTAAAAGAAGATATGATGCTTTTATGTATTATATGAAGCTATTCGGTCTTGAATTGGATAATAATTACATATGGTTGGATATTAAGTTAAAAGAAGTCGATTTTGTTGATAATATGGCGTATTTTAAAGAGAAAATAAAATATAATGATGATTTTCCCACTGCTTGGGTATGTTCTAATGATAAAATAGCCTTTGCTTTTATAAAAGGTTTGATGGATATGGGAATAAACGTACCGGGGGATGTCTCGGTGATAGGATTTGATAATATTGAAATAGCTGGTATTTTCCATCCAGCACTGACCACTGTAAATGTACATAAACGAGCTATGGGGGAAAAAGCGCTGGAACAACTGCTTTTTAGGATTTCCAATAAAAATGAGCCTTATGAATTTATAGAGATTGATACTAATTTAGTGGTAAGGGATTCAACGAAAAAGCACCAATGA